TTTCACCCTCCATCCTAACAATTTGGCTGAATTTAGCATTCAGGATAATGGCATTGGCATCGCCGAGGAAGATTATCCCCTAGTTTTTGAAATCTTTAAACGAATCCATGCTTATCATAAATATCCCGGCACCGGAATCGGCATGAGTCTGTGTAAAAAAATTGTAGAGGTACATGGGGGACGCATTTGGCTAAACTCTCAACTCAATAGCGGCACCACTTTTTTCTTCACCCTCACCCTCCCCAGTCCGTAGCAAACCTAAAAACCTCAAATTACCCTCTTCTTAAGTTCGTAATACCAACTTCCCTCGCCATCTTTCTTCGTTCGTAGTAACGACTTGCTGTCGTTATCCTTCTTCGTTCGTAGTAACGACTTCAGTCGTTATCTTCCCTCCCCCTAACTTTCCCATCCCTACCCCCAACAGTTCAACCCGTTGCCGAACATCTTCCTTATACTTACCCAAAAGAATACGCCACAACATTCGACCCAAACAGAAAGAAGCACGCCAGGAAAACACCGCATCCCGGAGTTCTATCTCACTGCGTTCAAACCAAAAATGACCCATTAATCCCGTCAACTGCGTCAGGGGTAACCCCAACAAGAACCAGGAATTCTGAAACCACAACGCCGCAAAAAGTACCGCGTAAAAAATAAAAATCCCCACAACGTGCAACGCCACATTCATCGGATGCTGATGTTTAAGCAGAAAAATATCCCAATACTCGGTAAAGGGAACATCCTCCAGGCGATCGCCCCGACTATCTCTCACTTTA
The genomic region above belongs to Laspinema palackyanum D2c and contains:
- a CDS encoding Mpo1-like protein; translated protein: MNGDSECKVRDSRGDRLEDVPFTEYWDIFLLKHQHPMNVALHVVGIFIFYAVLFAALWFQNSWFLLGLPLTQLTGLMGHFWFERSEIELRDAVFSWRASFCLGRMLWRILLGKYKEDVRQRVELLGVGMGKLGGGKITTEVVTTNEEG